The following are from one region of the Polyangiaceae bacterium genome:
- the leuC gene encoding 3-isopropylmalate dehydratase large subunit codes for MGKTLYEKVFDLHTVRRLPSGQYQLFIGLHLIHEVTTPQAFAMLEERGLSVAYPARTFATVDHIIPTHSLLRPFKDTQAEAMLSALELNVKQHGIRFYSQERLENGIVHVLGPERGLTQPGMTICCGDSHTSTHGAFGALAFGIGTSQVRDVLATQTLAVSKLKVRRVEVNGKLGQGVYAKDVALFIINRLGVQGGVGYAYEFAGEVFDAFSMEERMTVCNMSIEGGARVGYVNPDQTTYDYLQGRPSSPQGNAWEKAVAYWDSIKSDADAQYDDVVRFDAAEIEPVVTWGITPGQSVGVSGSIPNLEAFPETERGNVSQAYDYMKLAAGQPIAGLQIDVAFIGSCTNARISDFQVVAELIEARRSAGQPVRVAPNVRALAVPGSQEVKAEISRRGYDRILKQAGFELREPGCSMCLAMNPDRLHGDEICASSSNRNFKGRQGSPDGRTLLMSPAMVAAAAFAGEVTDVRSLLGAKA; via the coding sequence ATGGGAAAAACCCTGTACGAAAAGGTCTTCGACCTGCACACAGTGCGCCGCCTCCCGAGCGGCCAGTACCAGCTCTTCATTGGGCTGCACTTGATCCACGAGGTAACGACGCCCCAGGCTTTCGCGATGCTCGAGGAGCGCGGGCTCAGCGTGGCGTATCCAGCGCGTACCTTCGCGACGGTCGACCACATCATCCCGACCCATAGCCTGCTCAGGCCGTTCAAGGACACTCAAGCCGAGGCGATGCTGAGCGCCTTAGAACTGAACGTGAAGCAACATGGGATCCGCTTCTACTCGCAAGAGCGGCTAGAGAACGGCATCGTGCACGTGCTGGGACCGGAGCGCGGGCTGACTCAACCGGGGATGACGATCTGTTGCGGCGACTCCCACACCTCGACGCATGGGGCCTTCGGTGCGCTGGCATTTGGCATCGGCACCTCCCAGGTACGTGACGTGTTGGCAACGCAGACCCTTGCGGTGAGCAAGCTGAAGGTGCGTCGCGTGGAGGTAAACGGAAAGCTCGGCCAGGGTGTCTACGCCAAAGACGTCGCGCTGTTCATCATCAACCGCCTCGGGGTCCAGGGCGGGGTGGGCTACGCGTACGAGTTCGCCGGAGAGGTCTTCGATGCATTCAGCATGGAAGAGCGCATGACGGTCTGCAACATGAGCATCGAAGGCGGCGCTCGCGTTGGCTACGTAAATCCCGATCAGACGACCTATGACTACTTGCAGGGCCGGCCATCGTCTCCGCAGGGCAATGCTTGGGAAAAGGCAGTGGCGTACTGGGATAGCATCAAGAGCGATGCAGACGCTCAGTACGATGACGTAGTGCGCTTCGACGCCGCGGAGATCGAGCCCGTCGTCACCTGGGGTATCACCCCTGGGCAATCCGTCGGCGTCAGCGGTTCCATTCCGAACCTCGAGGCGTTTCCCGAAACGGAGCGCGGAAACGTATCCCAAGCTTACGACTACATGAAGCTCGCAGCGGGGCAACCCATCGCCGGTCTGCAGATCGACGTGGCGTTCATTGGCTCGTGCACCAACGCGCGTATCAGCGACTTTCAGGTGGTTGCCGAGTTGATCGAGGCTCGGCGTAGCGCGGGCCAGCCAGTGCGCGTCGCGCCCAATGTGCGGGCGTTGGCGGTGCCGGGCTCCCAAGAGGTGAAGGCGGAAATCAGTCGGCGCGGATACGACCGCATCCTCAAACAGGCGGGTTTCGAGTTGCGCGAGCCTGGTTGCTCGATGTGCCTAGCGATGAACCCAGACCGCCTCCACGGTGACGAGATCTGCGCGTCGTCTTCCAATCGAAACTTCAAAGGCCGCCAAGGATCACCCGACGGTCGCACCCTGTTGATGTCGCCAGCCATGGTCGCCGCCGCAGCTTTCGCTGGTGAGGTCACCGACGTCCGCAGCTTGCTGGGAGCAAAGGCATGA
- a CDS encoding MarR family transcriptional regulator, translating to MNPPSNKSQHSLREDSNPERGAPDLELVKTATESADPRLAQIHAAIHTLQRLTEVFQRRREQLASSVGITEREWRVLDGISTEDFMPSMFARRRESTPAAVSKILRQLIDKGLVSVTVSKADGRQRDYALTPKGKRTMLRLRKQRERAVQDVWLALDDAQLATFTTFGFDLAARLEEYAGLGDQVSRPVATELGEFKD from the coding sequence ATGAACCCCCCGAGCAACAAGAGCCAACACTCCCTCCGGGAGGACTCGAACCCCGAGCGTGGTGCGCCGGATCTGGAGCTCGTCAAAACCGCAACCGAGTCGGCTGACCCTCGCCTCGCACAAATCCACGCGGCAATACATACCTTGCAGCGCTTGACGGAGGTGTTCCAACGTCGACGGGAGCAGCTCGCGAGCAGCGTTGGCATCACGGAGCGCGAGTGGCGGGTGCTCGATGGAATCTCTACGGAGGACTTCATGCCGAGCATGTTCGCGAGGCGGCGTGAATCGACGCCCGCCGCCGTCTCGAAGATCTTGCGCCAGCTGATCGACAAAGGCCTCGTCAGCGTGACGGTGTCGAAGGCTGATGGCCGGCAACGCGACTACGCACTGACCCCCAAGGGCAAGCGAACGATGCTGCGCCTGCGCAAGCAACGCGAGCGGGCGGTGCAAGACGTGTGGCTCGCCCTGGACGATGCTCAGCTAGCGACGTTCACGACGTTTGGATTCGACCTCGCCGCGCGCCTCGAAGAGTACGCTGGGTTGGGGGATCAGGTATCTCGGCCAGTGGCGACGGAGCTCGGTGAGTTCAAGGACTAA